In the genome of Metabacillus litoralis, the window GAATATGAAGATTTCATTGTCTGAATATGATCCAAATTGGCAGCAACAATTTTTACTTGAAAAGGAAAGATTGCTAACTAGACTTCAGTTTATCAACCCGATGATTGAGCATATTGGAAGTACGTCAATAATCGGTTTATCAGCAAAGCCAATAATTGATATGATGATTGGTGTTAGAGAGGAAAATCAGCTTGAAAAGGTTGTTGATGCATTGGCACAATCCCCTTATGTTTATGTATCAATCTATGATAAACAGCTACCGTTTCGACGTTTCTTTATCGTCGTTAAAAAAGCTTATGCAGATTTATACCCGCATGTTTTAACAACAGAGAACTTTATGGAGATTCCCCATCAACACCGGATAGCACATATACATACAGTTCCTTTTGAGAGTCAATGGTGGGAGGATCATCTTTTATTTCGTGATTTTCTTACACAATCGAAAGAACATCTTTTGGAGTATGGAAACTTTAAAAAGGAATTAGCGCAGAAGGAATGGACTAATGGAAATGAGTATGCTGGTGCAAAGGCGAAATTTATTCAGTCTATTCTTAATGAAGCAAAATCATAGGGCGGGTTTTTAGAAGATGCTTATCATTTAGTTGAAATTTCACTAATGATGAGCATCTTTTTTCATCCAAAAGTAGTAGATCTTTCGTCCACTAGAGGGAGGTAAGTTCCTTCAAAGGATATATTTTTAGAAAATTAAGCCAAATATATGGATAATTATTTCGATTGTCGATATATTTAAACGTATTACGTTATATTTATAGGTAGTGTGATGGTAAGCCACTTAGGGGAGGGGAAGTATGGAAACGTTTAAAAAGTTAAAAAGCTTTTATTGGCCATACAGAAAGTATTTCTTATGGTCATTGTTCTTTGTCTTATTTATTACAGCCATTACCGTGATTTATCCAATCGTTCTGCAATTAACAATCGATGAAATAGTATTAAAGGGGCAATATGATTATATTCCATGGATTGTAGTTGGATTTTTATCACTGATGGTTATAAAAGGGGTATCTGCATTTTTTCATCAATATTTAGGAGATATGTTTGGGATACAGTCAGTTTATAAACTTAGAAATGCCTTATATGAAAAGTTACAACGATTGCCTTTTATTTACTATGATAATGCTAAAACGGGTGATTTAATGTCCCGATTGACCGCTGATGTAGAAGGATTTCGCTTCTTTTTATCTTTTGGTTTTTCAGAGCTTGTTCGATTTTTATTATTAATATGCGGATCCTTAACAGTTATGTTTATTTATTCTGTTCCGTTAACGTTTGTGACAATTGCTGCTTTACCTTTTTTAGCAGTAGCTGTATATCATTTCGATAAACGTGTTCATCCTGCTTTTCGGAACATTCGTGAATCATTTGGAAAGCTAAACACGAATGTGCAAGAAAATATTAGTGGAATACAAACGGTTAAGGCACTTTCACGTGAGGGTTTTGAAATATCAAAGTTTAACCAAGCAAATGGCAACTACAAAGAAAAATCATTAACAACCTCCTTTGTTTGGGCTAAATTTTTCCCACTTATGGAGTTAATCGGAAATATATGTGTTGTAGCATTACTGGCATACGGTAGTGTACTTGTTATTCAAGGAGGCCTACAGCCTGGTGAGCTTGTTGCTTTTTTTAGTTTAGTTTGGTATTTGATGACTCCAATCATGCACTTAGGATTTGTGATTAACTTATTTTCGCAATCAAAGGCTTCTGGAGAGCGATTACTTGAAATTTTAGAGGCTGATGAAAGCATTCGAGATCAAGAAAATATCCTTCCCGATACTAAAATAAATGGAGAGGTAGCCTTTTGTAATGTAAGTTTACGTTATAAAGAGGAAGAATCACTGGCATTACATCAACTAACTTTTCAGGCAGCAATGGGAAAAACAATCGGGTTAATTGGTTCAACTGGTTCTGGTAAAACAAGTTTGACTCAGTTGATGACAAGGTTTTATACACCAACAAGTGGTCAAATTTTAATTGATGGAAAAGATATACGTGATTATTCATTAAAAGCATTACGCTCAAATATAGGAGTGGTTTTACAAGAATCATTTTTATTTTCATCCACAATTAAATCAAATATAGCTTACGGAAGACCAGATGCCACGATAGACGAAATTATTGATGCAGCAAAGCGCGCTCAGGCACATGATTTCATTATGGAACTGAAAGACGGATACGATACGATGCTAGGTGAAAGAGGACTCGGGCTTTCGGGAGGACAAAAGCAAAGAATTGCAATTGCCAGAGCAATTTGCATGGATCCACGCATTCTTATTTTAGATGATGCAACAAGTGCTGTAGATATGACGACAGAGTCTCATATTCAACAAGCGTTAAAAGAAGTGATGAAGGGACGAACAACATTTATCATCGCCCATCGTATTTCTTCTCTGAAGCATGCTGATGAGATCCTTGTCCTAGATAGTGGCTCAATTATTGAGAGAGGAACTCATGAAAAGCTCCTACAGCAAGAAGGTTATTACAAGCGAATCTATGATATTCAATATAAAGATCAAAAAGCTGTTTTACACTCAACAGCAGGGTAGGTGATGACATGGGAAACAAAGATATAAAAGAAAAAATTAAGGAGAGATTTCATTACTCCTCAGAAACGGTTATAGATAAACCATTTAATTGGCAGCAAATGTGGCGATTACTAAGTTACTTAAAACCGTATTCCAGAACATTACTTCCAGCAGCATTTATTGCTGTCCTCATTTCTGCAGTGGTCCGTCTCGTGACACCTATTTTAATAGGAAAATATACACTAGATTATGCAATTGCAAATAAGGATACCGAGCTTCTCATTATCTTAGTTACGACAATTTCTTGTCTTTATCTTGTGTCTTACATAGCCAACACATTTCGAATTAGGTGGATGAACATGCTTGGTCAAAATGTAATCTATGATATTAGAAAACATATATTTACTCATGTTCAATCATTGTCTCACAGATTTTTTGATCAGCGTTCAGCAGGTTCTATCCTAGTTCGAATTATGAACGATATTAATTCCCTTCAGGAGCTATTTACTAGTGGGGTCATTAACCTGTTAATGGATTTCATCCTCTTAATCGGGGTTGTAGTACTTTTGTTTACTCTAAGTCCTCAACTCACATTAGCAATTATGGTCATTGTGCCACTTATGTTTTTCATTTCTACCAGTCTACGAAAAAAAATACGTCGTTCTTGGCAAACTGTACGATTAAAGCAATCAAAACTGAATTCACATCTGAATGAATCCATTCAGGGGATCCGAGTGACTCAATCATTTACACAAGAAAAAGAAAACATTGAATACTTTGATGGAGTTAACACGGAGAATTTTGGGTCATGGCAAAATGCTACGAAACGCAATGCAATGTTTACACCAATGGTTGAGATGACAAACGCAATTGGTACTGCTATTTTAATTGCTTATGGAGCAACCCTGATAGCAAATGAATCAATTACAATTGGAACTTTTGTTTCTTTTGCTTTTTATTTAGGAATGTTTTGGGAACCGATTTCGAGACTAGGTCAGGTATATAATCAATTGTTAATGGGGATGGCCTCTTCAGAAAGAATATTTGAATTTATTGATGAAAAACCGAATGTTGCTGATTCAGATAATCCGACCATCCTTAAGAGTATGAAGGGGAAAATTGACTTTGAATCAGTTGAATTTGCCTATGATTCTTCTAGAAAAGCACTCAACAAGATCTCTTTATCAATTCCTGCCGGGCAAACAGTTGCATTGGTAGGCCATACAGGTTCTGGAAAAACAACAATCGCTAATTTAATTAGTCGTTTTTACGATGCAACTGGGGGAAGTGTAAAAATTGATGATATAAATATTAAAAATGTATCAATCAGTGAATTAAGGTCACGTATCAGTGTTGTTCTTCAAGATACATTTATTTTTTCAGGGACAATTATGGATAATATTCGATTCGGTTGCCCAACAGCTTCGGACGAACAAGTGATAAATGCGGCGAAAGCAGTTGGTGCGGATGATTTCATATGCCGCTTGTCTAGTGGCTACTTAACAGAAGTAGAGGAAAGAGGAAATGTATTGTCAGTAGGTGAACGACAACTTATCTCATTTGCTCGGGCACTACTTGCAGATCCAACCATTATTATTCTTGATGAAGCAACTGCAAGTATTGATACTGAAACAGAAGTGAAAATTCAACAAGCATTGAAAACCCTCCTGAGTGGAAGAACTGCAATAATGATTGCCCATCGACTTTCAACAATTCGTGAGGCTGATAATATCATTGTTTTGGACCATGGTAACATTATGGAGCAAGGAAATCATGAGCAACTAATGGAAAAACAGGGTGTCTACTATGGATTGGTCAAAGCTCAATTTAATATGTTAGAAGTGGGATAATCCTATATATACCAAATTAAAAATAATAGTTTTTGTGATTTATACTAGAAAGCGCCCAAAATGGGTGCTTTTTTCATTCATAAAAAAAGAGATGAAATTTAAATTTCTTTTAAAACCTTCGTGAATTAAATGAACAAAACATATTAATTGTTCGAAAAGATTTATACATACAAATAGGTTTTTAAGGATAAATCAACCATAATATTTACCCCCATTTTTCCTTCATTTATAGTTAGAAATAACAAAGAATTCTAACTATTACATTTTGTAAGCGTGTTCAGATATGGAGGGGTTATTATGTTAGCTATATTAGGTTTTCTAATGGTATTTGTGTTTATGTTTTTAATAATGACTGGTAGACTATCAGCTTTAATCGCTTTAATTCTTATTCCTGTTTTATTTGCAATTGTTGGAGGGTTTGCGAGTGATTTAGGACCAATGCTAATAGATGGCATAAATCAATTAGCTCCTACCGGTGTTATGCTTATGTTTGCGATTTTATATTTTGGTATTATGATTGATGCTGGATTATTTGATCCTGTTGTAGGGGCAATTTTAAAGGCTGTTAAAGGTGATCCATTAAAAATTATTATCGGAACTGCAGTGTTAGCATTAGTTGTATCCTTAGATGGAGATGGGACAACAACCTATATGATTACAATTTCAGCTATGTTTCCACTGTATCAACGATTAAAAATGAATCCATTAATTCTTCCGTGTATTGCGATCATGAGTGTTGGTGTAACAAATCTTACGCCATGGGGGGGACCAACTGCCCGCGCAGTTAGTGCTTTAAATTTGGATATGTCAGAAGTGTTTGTGCCACTTGTTCCTGCAATGATAGGTGGAGCCATATGGGTTATCTTTGTTGCGTATTTATTTGGAGTTAAAGAAAGAAAACGTGTTGGAACTTTAGAGTTAGATCAATTACCACAGCAACAGTTGTTCGCATTTAATCAACAAGCAGCAGCATCAGAAGTGCATTCAGAAAAACGTCCAAAGCTAATTTGGATTAACTTTGCACTAACTGTCCTACTTCTTTTAGGATTAATAATGGGAATTATGCCTCTACCCGCTTTATTTATGATTGGCTTTGCACTTGCAATTGTGATTAATTACCCTAATTTAGAAGAACAAAAGGAACGCATTAAAGCACATGCTGGAAATGTTTTAGCTGTTGTATCGCTTGTTTTTGCTGCTGGTGCATTCACTGGTATTCTATCAGGTACGAAGATGGTTGATGCAATGGCAAACAGTCTTGTTGCGTTAATTCCAGATGCATTAGGCTCTTATTTACCGATTATTACAGCACTGACGAGTATGCCTTTTACTTTTTTTATGTCAAACGATGCATATTATTTTGGCATGCTACCAATCATTGCTGAAGCAGCTACTAGTTATGGAATCAATCCAGTTGAAATTGCTCGTGCATCATTAATTGGTCAACCCGTTCATTTGTTAAGTCCTTTAGTTGCTTCAACGTATTTGTTAGTGGGTATGTCAAAAGTAGAGTTTGGTGACTTTCAAAAATTTACGTTAAAATGGACTGTTGGTACTTCACTTACCATGTTAATTGTTTCAATTATTGTTGGTGTAATCTCTATATAAAATCATGTAAGAGCTAGAGAGTTACTCTAGCTCTTTTAAAAGTAAATATAGTTAAAATAGGTTGTTAAGATGATGGTATAATCTTTAAAATGATTTAATTTATGATTGAAAAGGACATGAAAATGAGAGGGAAAAATAAAATTTCATTGCAATTTAAAGTATTGTCGCTGATAAGCGTCCTATTATTAGTTATCATTTTACTTTTAGCTGGTATTTTCTCGTATATATTATACGTTGATTCAAGGACACAAGCAGAGCAGCTCGTGTTGCAAACAGCAAAAACGATTTCTTTCATGCCAGAGCTTTACGAGGCAATTAAAGAAGATAACTTGGAGGAAATATTCCGACCAATTGCCGAACAGGTTAAAGACCAGGCAAATGCTTCAAATATAGTAATAGAGAACCGTGAACTCATCATTTACTCTCATTCCGATTTGGAATTAATAGGACAAAGAAACTCTAATCATACAAATGACCAAGCTTTAATTTTTGGTGGATCTAATAGCTTTGAAATAGATAGAGAACAAGGGCGAGTTATTGTTGGGAAAGTTCCAATCATTGCTGACTATGGTACATATAGTCAGGTTATTGGAACAGTATCTGTAGAATTTTTAGAGAAAGATCTTCTTTACAATTTATATAAGAAAATAAAATTTATTATATTTGCTTCTCTTGGAGTATTCATTTTGGGAATCATCGGTGGAATTTATTTAACAAACAATATAAGAAAAGATACTCTTGGATTAGAGCCACATGAAATTTCATCTTTATTTCGAGAAAGAAATGCGATACTTTCTTCTATAAAAGAAGGAATTATCGCTATTAATGAAAGAGGGCTCATCACAATGATTAATATATCAGCATCAGATATGTTAAACATTAATGAAAAACAGTTCATTAATCAACATATTCATGATATTTTACCCAATATCAAAATTGATACTGTATTGAAAACTGGACAGAATATCCATAATGTAGAGCTGCTACTTCATGATAAAATGTATATTTTTAATTTCATTCCTATCATTGAACATGGCAAAGTTGTTGGAGTGGTTTCAAGTTTTCGTGATAAAACAGAACTAAAGAAATTAATAGATACAATTTCAGAAGTTCGTAACTATTCAGAAGGCCTTCGAGCACAAACACATGAGTATGCAAACAAATTATATTTATTATCAGGCTTATTACAATTAGAAAAATATCAAGATGCACTTGATTTTATAAATAAAGAATCAATGATCCATCATCACCAAACAAAACTTTTGTTTAATCAAATTCAAGACCTTAATATTCAGGCAATCCTATTAGGTAAATTGGGAAGAGCGTCAGAGATGAAGATTCATTTTGAAATAGACCCGGAAAGTTATGTAGATCCTCTCCCAAAACATATTGGAGTAACAGAGATTATCACAATTATTGGGAATTTAATTGACAATGCTTTTGAATCAGTCATTTTTCAAGATGAGAGAAAAGTTTCATTTTCTATAACAAACATCGGGAATGATATTATTATAGAGGTAACTGATAGTGGCAATGGGTTATCAAAAGAACAATTTGATACACTTTTTGCAGTTGGCTTTTCTTCTAAAGGTGAAAATAGAGGATATGGACTATATAATGTAAAACGCATTGTAGATGCCTTAAACGGAGATATTGATGTAATTAATGGTAAAGAAGGAGGGGCAATCTTCACAGTGTTTCTTCCAAAGGAAGTTAAGTAAAGATTAAGGAGAAGGTTCAAATGATTAACGTTTTAATTGCAGAAGATGATTTTCGAATTGCACAGGTTCAGGAGCAATTTCTAAAGAAGGTAGCAGACGTTCAATTAGTAGGAAAGGCACTAAATGCAAAAGAAACGATGAAGATGTTGAACGAAAATAAAGTTGATCTGCTTTTACTTGATATATATTTACCAGATGAATTAGGTACAGATATATTACCTAGAATTAGAGAGTTATATCCTACCACCGATGTAATCATGATCACAGCCGCAACTGAAAAAGACATGCTTGAAACGTCTATAAGACAAGGTGTATTTCATTATTTATTAAAACCTGTTACGATGGAAAAATTTATTGAAACAATTGAAAACTATAAAAATAGAAGGAAATTATTTTATAGCCAAGATGAAGTAACTCAAGTATTCATTGATCAATATTTTACAAAAGGAAATCAACAAACACTAAATCAAAAAGATTTACCTTCCGGAGTTGATAAAATAACACTACAAAAGGTAATTGAGGTTCTCAATGCTAGTAACGGTGGTGTTACGATTGAAGAGATGGGGGAAAGAATGGGTGCATCAAGAACAACTGCAAGAAGGTACTTGGAGTATCTCGTCTCAATTGATGTTTGTATATCAAAACATGAATATGGCATAGTTGGAAGACCGGAGAGAAAGTACTTTAAAAAAGGTGGAGTTTATTAGGTAATGATGAGAAAAAGAATCTTATTTGTTTGCTTATATTTTCTCCTTTTCCTTTTTGGATGTTCAGTACAAGAAAATAATAAAATTCCGCTTAATGAAGATATAACTATCATAGCCCCAAGCTCAAAAGGTGGAGGGTGGGATTTAACAGCAAGAGCTGTGCAACGTACTCTTTTAAGTGAAGGGATCATAGAAGAAGATATTCAAGTAGTGAATAAAATTGGTGCTGGTGGAGAACTAGGATGGAAATTTTTAAGTCAGCAAGATGGACAAGTACTTGCAATGAATTCAAGTCTTCTTATAACAAATCATTTGTTAGGTCAAAGTAAGCTAACATTTAAAGATTTTACTCCAATCGCAACATTGGCAACTGAATGGGAAGCAGTTATTGTCTCAAAAGAATCTGAAATGAATAGTGCCAAAATGTTAATGGAAAATATGAAATCAGCACCAGAATCTTTTAAAATTGGGGTTTCGCCGAGACTAGGAAACGATGACCAACTTTCTTTTGTATTGGCTAGTAAACAAGCAGATATAGAGCCAACAAAGCTTAATTTCCGGGTATATGAAAATAGCCAGCAGGTTGTTGATGCATTACTTGCAAAACAAATAGATGTTGCCACTATGACAATATCAGAAGCAATTAAGTATTATGAGTTACATCAAGTAAAGCTTCTAGTCGTTTCGGCCGATAAACGATTGAGTGAACTTCCAATGATTCCCACCTGGAAGGAGGAAGGGATAGACGTCGTTTTTAGCCATTGGCGAGGGATAATGGG includes:
- a CDS encoding GrpB family protein; its protein translation is MKISLSEYDPNWQQQFLLEKERLLTRLQFINPMIEHIGSTSIIGLSAKPIIDMMIGVREENQLEKVVDALAQSPYVYVSIYDKQLPFRRFFIVVKKAYADLYPHVLTTENFMEIPHQHRIAHIHTVPFESQWWEDHLLFRDFLTQSKEHLLEYGNFKKELAQKEWTNGNEYAGAKAKFIQSILNEAKS
- a CDS encoding ATP-binding protein, which encodes MRGKNKISLQFKVLSLISVLLLVIILLLAGIFSYILYVDSRTQAEQLVLQTAKTISFMPELYEAIKEDNLEEIFRPIAEQVKDQANASNIVIENRELIIYSHSDLELIGQRNSNHTNDQALIFGGSNSFEIDREQGRVIVGKVPIIADYGTYSQVIGTVSVEFLEKDLLYNLYKKIKFIIFASLGVFILGIIGGIYLTNNIRKDTLGLEPHEISSLFRERNAILSSIKEGIIAINERGLITMINISASDMLNINEKQFINQHIHDILPNIKIDTVLKTGQNIHNVELLLHDKMYIFNFIPIIEHGKVVGVVSSFRDKTELKKLIDTISEVRNYSEGLRAQTHEYANKLYLLSGLLQLEKYQDALDFINKESMIHHHQTKLLFNQIQDLNIQAILLGKLGRASEMKIHFEIDPESYVDPLPKHIGVTEIITIIGNLIDNAFESVIFQDERKVSFSITNIGNDIIIEVTDSGNGLSKEQFDTLFAVGFSSKGENRGYGLYNVKRIVDALNGDIDVINGKEGGAIFTVFLPKEVK
- a CDS encoding tripartite tricarboxylate transporter substrate binding protein, with the protein product MRKRILFVCLYFLLFLFGCSVQENNKIPLNEDITIIAPSSKGGGWDLTARAVQRTLLSEGIIEEDIQVVNKIGAGGELGWKFLSQQDGQVLAMNSSLLITNHLLGQSKLTFKDFTPIATLATEWEAVIVSKESEMNSAKMLMENMKSAPESFKIGVSPRLGNDDQLSFVLASKQADIEPTKLNFRVYENSQQVVDALLAKQIDVATMTISEAIKYYELHQVKLLVVSADKRLSELPMIPTWKEEGIDVVFSHWRGIMGPPNMTKEEISFWDKTLSEMVKTKKWQGILDEYMWKSFYKDSKDTFNYLKQQSEMYERLMGVNEMS
- a CDS encoding response regulator transcription factor; the encoded protein is MINVLIAEDDFRIAQVQEQFLKKVADVQLVGKALNAKETMKMLNENKVDLLLLDIYLPDELGTDILPRIRELYPTTDVIMITAATEKDMLETSIRQGVFHYLLKPVTMEKFIETIENYKNRRKLFYSQDEVTQVFIDQYFTKGNQQTLNQKDLPSGVDKITLQKVIEVLNASNGGVTIEEMGERMGASRTTARRYLEYLVSIDVCISKHEYGIVGRPERKYFKKGGVY
- a CDS encoding ABC transporter ATP-binding protein: MGNKDIKEKIKERFHYSSETVIDKPFNWQQMWRLLSYLKPYSRTLLPAAFIAVLISAVVRLVTPILIGKYTLDYAIANKDTELLIILVTTISCLYLVSYIANTFRIRWMNMLGQNVIYDIRKHIFTHVQSLSHRFFDQRSAGSILVRIMNDINSLQELFTSGVINLLMDFILLIGVVVLLFTLSPQLTLAIMVIVPLMFFISTSLRKKIRRSWQTVRLKQSKLNSHLNESIQGIRVTQSFTQEKENIEYFDGVNTENFGSWQNATKRNAMFTPMVEMTNAIGTAILIAYGATLIANESITIGTFVSFAFYLGMFWEPISRLGQVYNQLLMGMASSERIFEFIDEKPNVADSDNPTILKSMKGKIDFESVEFAYDSSRKALNKISLSIPAGQTVALVGHTGSGKTTIANLISRFYDATGGSVKIDDINIKNVSISELRSRISVVLQDTFIFSGTIMDNIRFGCPTASDEQVINAAKAVGADDFICRLSSGYLTEVEERGNVLSVGERQLISFARALLADPTIIILDEATASIDTETEVKIQQALKTLLSGRTAIMIAHRLSTIREADNIIVLDHGNIMEQGNHEQLMEKQGVYYGLVKAQFNMLEVG
- a CDS encoding CitMHS family transporter, which produces MLAILGFLMVFVFMFLIMTGRLSALIALILIPVLFAIVGGFASDLGPMLIDGINQLAPTGVMLMFAILYFGIMIDAGLFDPVVGAILKAVKGDPLKIIIGTAVLALVVSLDGDGTTTYMITISAMFPLYQRLKMNPLILPCIAIMSVGVTNLTPWGGPTARAVSALNLDMSEVFVPLVPAMIGGAIWVIFVAYLFGVKERKRVGTLELDQLPQQQLFAFNQQAAASEVHSEKRPKLIWINFALTVLLLLGLIMGIMPLPALFMIGFALAIVINYPNLEEQKERIKAHAGNVLAVVSLVFAAGAFTGILSGTKMVDAMANSLVALIPDALGSYLPIITALTSMPFTFFMSNDAYYFGMLPIIAEAATSYGINPVEIARASLIGQPVHLLSPLVASTYLLVGMSKVEFGDFQKFTLKWTVGTSLTMLIVSIIVGVISI
- a CDS encoding ABC transporter ATP-binding protein, which encodes METFKKLKSFYWPYRKYFLWSLFFVLFITAITVIYPIVLQLTIDEIVLKGQYDYIPWIVVGFLSLMVIKGVSAFFHQYLGDMFGIQSVYKLRNALYEKLQRLPFIYYDNAKTGDLMSRLTADVEGFRFFLSFGFSELVRFLLLICGSLTVMFIYSVPLTFVTIAALPFLAVAVYHFDKRVHPAFRNIRESFGKLNTNVQENISGIQTVKALSREGFEISKFNQANGNYKEKSLTTSFVWAKFFPLMELIGNICVVALLAYGSVLVIQGGLQPGELVAFFSLVWYLMTPIMHLGFVINLFSQSKASGERLLEILEADESIRDQENILPDTKINGEVAFCNVSLRYKEEESLALHQLTFQAAMGKTIGLIGSTGSGKTSLTQLMTRFYTPTSGQILIDGKDIRDYSLKALRSNIGVVLQESFLFSSTIKSNIAYGRPDATIDEIIDAAKRAQAHDFIMELKDGYDTMLGERGLGLSGGQKQRIAIARAICMDPRILILDDATSAVDMTTESHIQQALKEVMKGRTTFIIAHRISSLKHADEILVLDSGSIIERGTHEKLLQQEGYYKRIYDIQYKDQKAVLHSTAG